Proteins found in one Deinococcus aquiradiocola genomic segment:
- a CDS encoding DNA topoisomerase IB, with amino-acid sequence MTSRTELLAGAYLRREGSDPKKFRYFWPDGTPYRDRSGKERIAKLAVPPAYEDVYVSPDPDAELQAFGRDAAGRLQYRYHPDFVQAGALKKWQRLTRFAGALGTLKTVTGADLRASGLPPRKVAALMTRLLHVARFRVGSDTYAQQHRTYGLSTLRQRHVQVSGSTVTFHFRGKHGITQHKATTDRTLASNIGKLLELPGPWLFQTVDSERNRRRVRSGELNAYLKEVIGPFTAKDFRTWGGTLLAAEYLAEAGIADTERAARQTLVDCVKHVAADLGNTPAVTRSSYICPVIFDRYLEGKVLDDYEPRATKGETDLDGLTRSEAALKRLLESEKTLRTRRKKAA; translated from the coding sequence ATGACCTCCCGCACCGAGCTGCTCGCCGGAGCGTACCTGCGCCGCGAGGGCAGCGACCCGAAAAAGTTCAGGTACTTCTGGCCGGACGGCACGCCCTACAGGGACCGCAGCGGGAAAGAGCGCATCGCGAAACTGGCCGTCCCACCCGCCTACGAGGACGTGTACGTCTCCCCCGACCCGGACGCGGAACTCCAGGCGTTCGGGCGGGACGCCGCCGGACGACTCCAGTACCGCTACCACCCGGACTTCGTGCAGGCAGGCGCCCTCAAAAAATGGCAGCGCCTCACGCGGTTCGCCGGGGCGCTCGGCACCCTCAAGACCGTCACGGGCGCCGACCTCCGCGCCAGCGGCCTCCCGCCCCGCAAGGTCGCCGCCCTCATGACGCGCCTGCTGCACGTCGCCCGCTTCCGCGTCGGCAGCGACACCTACGCCCAGCAGCACAGGACGTACGGCCTCAGCACCCTGCGCCAGCGGCACGTGCAGGTCAGCGGCAGCACCGTCACCTTCCACTTCAGGGGCAAGCACGGCATCACGCAGCACAAGGCCACCACCGACCGCACCCTCGCCAGCAACATCGGCAAACTGCTGGAACTCCCCGGCCCTTGGCTGTTCCAGACCGTGGACAGCGAACGCAACCGCAGGCGCGTCCGCAGCGGCGAACTGAACGCGTACCTGAAAGAAGTCATCGGCCCGTTCACCGCCAAGGACTTCCGCACCTGGGGCGGCACCCTGCTCGCCGCCGAGTACCTCGCCGAAGCGGGCATCGCCGACACCGAGCGTGCTGCCCGGCAGACCCTCGTGGACTGCGTGAAGCACGTCGCCGCCGACCTGGGCAACACGCCCGCCGTCACGCGCAGCAGCTACATCTGCCCCGTCATCTTCGACCGCTACCTGGAAGGCAAGGTCCTCGACGACTACGAACCCCGAGCCACGAAAGGCGAAACGGACCTCGACGGCCTCACCCGCAGCGAAGCCGCCCTCAAACGCCTGCTGGAAAGCGAAAAGACCCTCAGGACGAGGCGGAAAAAGGCGGCGTAA
- a CDS encoding GNAT family N-acetyltransferase produces MTELRPMTDATFRRFLNHATTGYAEEKTRSGQWDAASAQARAEGEFLMLCPDGLHTPDHHHFDLHDPTTGQDVGVLWYALRHEGHRTSAFVYEIEIHAPYRRRGYATQAFTLLEQDAAARGATNIQLHVFGHNTGARALYTGLGFHETSIIMRKDLS; encoded by the coding sequence ATGACCGAACTGCGCCCCATGACCGACGCCACGTTCCGGCGCTTCCTGAACCACGCCACCACCGGGTACGCCGAAGAAAAGACCCGCAGCGGCCAGTGGGACGCCGCCAGCGCCCAGGCGCGCGCCGAAGGCGAATTCCTGATGCTCTGCCCGGACGGCCTGCACACCCCGGACCACCACCACTTCGACCTGCACGACCCCACCACCGGCCAGGACGTCGGCGTCCTCTGGTACGCCCTGCGCCACGAAGGACACCGCACGAGCGCCTTCGTGTACGAGATCGAGATTCACGCCCCGTACCGCAGGCGCGGGTACGCCACGCAGGCCTTCACGCTGCTGGAACAGGACGCCGCCGCACGCGGAGCCACGAACATCCAGCTGCACGTCTTCGGGCACAACACCGGCGCGCGCGCCCTGTACACCGGCCTGGGCTTCCACGAAACGAGCATCATCATGCGCAAAGACCTGAGCTGA
- a CDS encoding DUF427 domain-containing protein codes for MWEYPRPPRLEWSDRRVEVWLGGVRIVEAAGAFRVLETSHPPVYYLSPDAFLPGVLSPAPGGSVCEWKGRASYWTLSAGGRVEEAAAWSYGWPTPEFLPIRDRVALYAGRVDRVTLGGVTVTPQPGEFYGGWITPDVVGPFKGEPGSWGW; via the coding sequence GTGTGGGAGTACCCGCGTCCGCCGAGGCTGGAGTGGAGTGACCGGCGGGTGGAGGTGTGGCTGGGCGGCGTGCGGATCGTGGAGGCGGCCGGGGCGTTCCGGGTGCTGGAGACGAGTCATCCGCCCGTGTATTACCTGTCGCCGGACGCGTTCCTGCCGGGCGTGCTGAGTCCCGCGCCGGGCGGGAGCGTGTGCGAGTGGAAGGGCCGCGCGAGTTACTGGACCCTGTCGGCCGGGGGGCGTGTGGAGGAGGCGGCCGCGTGGAGTTACGGGTGGCCGACGCCGGAGTTCCTGCCGATCCGGGACCGCGTGGCGCTGTACGCGGGTCGGGTGGACCGCGTGACGCTGGGGGGCGTGACGGTGACGCCGCAGCCGGGGGAGTTTTACGGCGGGTGGATCACGCCGGACGTGGTGGGGCCGTTCAAGGGCGAGCCGGGCAGCTGGGGCTGGTAA
- a CDS encoding alpha/beta fold hydrolase, which translates to MTSLTARPRRPRPWLRATGVLLLLALAFTLGLLWPTLHRPALKLGQDAAYPDARATTRWSEQDGGVIDIRPVGTPATRLLVLYPGGLVRPQAYEWLGTALAPWGVQTVIVRFPLDLAVTGIGRADSVIRHYAQGRPVYLAGHSLGGAMAAQYLSSHPGTVQGLILMGAYPAGNVTLSGQKTLRVLDLMGEHDTVADPADVKDGLTRLPAGTRLVTVRGSVHAFFGRYGPQNGDGVPTVTRATAETQIVQNIRDFITRR; encoded by the coding sequence ATGACGAGTCTCACCGCCCGACCCCGCCGCCCGCGCCCGTGGCTGCGCGCCACCGGCGTCCTGCTGCTGCTGGCCCTCGCCTTCACGCTCGGCCTGCTGTGGCCCACCCTGCACCGCCCCGCCCTGAAGCTCGGGCAGGACGCCGCGTACCCGGACGCCCGCGCCACCACCCGCTGGTCCGAGCAGGACGGCGGCGTGATCGACATCCGGCCCGTCGGCACGCCCGCCACGCGCCTCCTCGTGCTGTACCCCGGCGGCCTCGTGCGCCCCCAGGCGTACGAATGGCTCGGCACGGCCCTCGCCCCGTGGGGCGTGCAGACCGTCATCGTGCGCTTCCCGCTCGACCTGGCCGTCACCGGCATCGGCCGCGCCGACAGCGTCATCCGGCACTACGCCCAGGGCCGCCCCGTGTACCTCGCCGGACACAGCCTCGGCGGCGCGATGGCCGCCCAGTACCTCAGCAGCCACCCCGGCACGGTGCAGGGCCTCATCCTGATGGGCGCGTACCCCGCCGGAAACGTCACCCTGAGCGGCCAGAAGACCCTGCGCGTGCTGGACCTGATGGGTGAACACGACACGGTCGCCGACCCCGCCGACGTCAAGGACGGCCTGACGCGCCTCCCCGCAGGCACGCGCCTCGTCACGGTGCGCGGCTCCGTGCACGCCTTCTTCGGCCGTTACGGCCCCCAGAACGGCGACGGCGTCCCCACCGTCACACGCGCCACCGCCGAAACGCAGATCGTGCAGAACATCCGCGACTTCATCACGCGCCGCTGA
- a CDS encoding DUF4397 domain-containing protein, with protein sequence MKNITLTALVLATASLTVASAQGMDMKSAYVRVVHGVSDAPAVDVYVDGTRTVANAPFKAVTPYGNVPAGKHNVMITAAGDKNTVVFKGDVTLTAGTYYTVAAVGYLKNLKPKIFTAKSLNMNKGKAEVNVYHLAPDAPRVQALAKDYNNAAILPMGVAYGNEYTVNVDPMGVNLDIVPFGKTTPVVKNLSGVSVAGGKSYSIFALGTMAGNTLDFVVTEDKVVADSMMAK encoded by the coding sequence ATGAAGAACATCACCCTGACCGCCCTCGTCCTCGCCACCGCCAGCCTGACCGTCGCTTCGGCGCAGGGCATGGACATGAAGTCCGCGTACGTCCGTGTCGTGCACGGCGTGTCCGACGCGCCCGCCGTGGACGTGTACGTGGACGGCACGCGCACCGTCGCCAACGCGCCCTTCAAGGCCGTCACCCCATACGGCAACGTGCCTGCAGGCAAGCACAACGTCATGATCACCGCCGCGGGCGACAAGAACACCGTCGTCTTCAAGGGCGACGTGACCCTCACGGCCGGCACGTACTACACGGTGGCCGCCGTCGGCTACCTGAAGAACCTCAAGCCGAAGATCTTCACCGCCAAGAGCCTGAACATGAACAAGGGCAAGGCCGAAGTGAACGTGTACCACCTCGCGCCCGACGCGCCCCGCGTGCAGGCCCTCGCGAAGGACTACAACAACGCCGCCATCCTGCCGATGGGCGTGGCGTACGGCAACGAGTACACCGTGAACGTCGACCCGATGGGCGTGAACCTCGACATCGTGCCGTTCGGCAAGACCACCCCGGTCGTCAAGAACCTCAGCGGCGTGTCCGTCGCGGGCGGCAAGAGCTACAGCATCTTCGCGCTGGGCACCATGGCCGGCAACACCCTGGATTTCGTGGTGACCGAGGACAAGGTCGTCGCCGACTCCATGATGGCGAAGTGA
- a CDS encoding molybdopterin-dependent oxidoreductase — protein sequence MRVLRAWIAAVLLSAIGYALFVASGVAYPPLRLFGALTQLLGIPKLFQLVHQVFGLGQGGKIFAFMGVAVLWLGGLTLLGSVWRGQVAGLVACVLTLVFAPWPVALGYGIAFWLLLDALQALLGPRVAGAVRVPARRGEGRVIVPPSTDGAAVTAAPPALPDGTRRATTAALAAGGALVAGGGLTALFRDSGGAAASAPATITPGGPLPFGVTPVDQWYYVSKNLEAFDPTVDGAKWRLKVDGLVRTPMSLSLTDLKRFTPVTEELTLSCISNPVGGPLLSNGVWVGFRLSELLKAAGVQPGAKYLLWEAADGYTESLPLGRALEDDVLLVHTLNGAPLNRKHGFPLRVLIPGRYGMKQPRWLTRISLSDRDVPGYWVKRGWSRTAEVELLSRIDEPQEVNPNVKAGASFVRGIAFFGGKPVTRVEVTVDGGKSWRDARLVAPRTRYAWTPWELPVTLTPGSYELAVRAYSGSTEQKKAEKDALPEGATGYHHFIVNVS from the coding sequence ATGCGGGTGTTGAGGGCGTGGATTGCTGCGGTGCTGCTGAGCGCCATCGGGTACGCGCTGTTCGTGGCGAGCGGTGTGGCGTACCCGCCGCTGCGCCTGTTCGGCGCGTTGACGCAGCTGCTCGGGATTCCGAAGTTGTTTCAGCTGGTGCATCAGGTGTTCGGACTGGGGCAGGGCGGGAAGATCTTCGCGTTCATGGGCGTGGCGGTGCTGTGGCTGGGTGGGCTGACGCTGCTGGGCAGCGTGTGGCGCGGTCAGGTGGCTGGGCTGGTGGCGTGCGTGCTGACGCTCGTCTTTGCGCCGTGGCCGGTGGCGCTGGGGTACGGGATCGCGTTCTGGCTGCTGCTGGACGCCCTGCAGGCCCTGCTGGGGCCGCGCGTTGCGGGTGCCGTACGCGTTCCGGCCCGGCGTGGCGAGGGGCGCGTGATCGTGCCGCCCTCCACGGACGGGGCCGCGGTCACGGCGGCACCTCCGGCCCTGCCGGACGGGACGCGGCGCGCGACGACGGCGGCCCTCGCGGCGGGCGGGGCGCTCGTGGCGGGCGGCGGTCTCACGGCGCTGTTCCGGGATTCGGGCGGCGCGGCCGCGTCCGCCCCGGCCACCATCACGCCCGGCGGTCCGCTGCCGTTCGGCGTGACGCCCGTGGACCAGTGGTACTACGTGTCCAAGAACCTGGAGGCCTTCGACCCGACCGTGGACGGCGCGAAATGGCGACTGAAGGTGGACGGCCTCGTCCGGACGCCCATGAGCCTGAGCCTCACGGACCTGAAACGCTTCACGCCCGTCACGGAGGAACTCACGCTCAGCTGCATCTCGAACCCCGTCGGCGGCCCGCTCCTCTCCAACGGCGTGTGGGTCGGCTTCCGCCTCTCGGAGCTGCTGAAGGCGGCGGGCGTGCAGCCGGGCGCGAAGTACCTGCTGTGGGAGGCCGCGGACGGGTACACGGAGTCCCTGCCGCTCGGGCGGGCGCTGGAGGACGACGTGCTGCTGGTGCACACCCTGAACGGCGCGCCCCTCAACCGCAAGCACGGCTTCCCGCTGCGCGTCCTGATCCCTGGCCGGTACGGCATGAAGCAGCCCCGCTGGCTGACGCGCATCAGCCTGTCAGACCGGGACGTGCCGGGGTACTGGGTGAAGCGGGGGTGGAGCCGCACGGCGGAAGTGGAACTGCTGAGCCGCATCGACGAGCCGCAGGAGGTCAACCCGAACGTCAAGGCGGGCGCGTCGTTCGTGCGCGGCATCGCGTTCTTCGGCGGCAAGCCCGTCACGCGGGTCGAGGTGACGGTGGACGGCGGCAAGTCCTGGCGGGACGCGCGGCTTGTCGCGCCGCGCACCCGGTACGCGTGGACGCCGTGGGAACTGCCGGTCACGCTCACGCCCGGCAGTTACGAACTGGCGGTCCGTGCGTACTCCGGCAGCACCGAGCAGAAGAAGGCCGAGAAGGACGCCCTGCCGGAAGGCGCGACCGGCTACCATCACTTCATCGTGAACGTCAGCTGA